Within the Candidatus Aegiribacteria sp. genome, the region CTGTAGCCTAAGTATTTGTCCCACTTGACATAGGGTGCTCTGTATTACAGATACCCTATATGAGTACAAAATCTATTGACGAATCGTTGTTCGGCAGGATACGACGTGAACTTCTCCAACTCTTCTTTCTGAATCCGGGGAGATCGTTTTTTCTGCTTGAACTTGTGGATATTCTCCGAACGGGAAGGGGAGGGGTTCAGCGGGAGCTTTCCAACCTTGTTGAATCCGGGATTATTACAAGAGAAAAATCAGGCATGAAGGTTCTTTTCAGCCTTTCGGAAAGCTGTCCCATTACCGATGAGATGCAGAAACTCCTTGTTAAACTTGTGGATTATGAGGATATGCTATCTCTTGCGGTCAGTGATCATGCGACGTTTATTAAAACCGCTGCTATGTACTCACCGCAAGAAGGGGAGTACTCACCTTCACTGAAACTGCTGGTGTCATGCGATGATTCCTGTGAAGAATTCCTCAAGGAAATCAAAAGAATAGAACTGCTTATCGGCAGGAAAATCGAATTGATGATAGTAAGAACTTACGAGCTGAAAGAATACATCAGAAGCAGAACTGAGGCGCAGTGGATATTGAATGGGACATGGACATTGCTTGCGGGAACTGAGAAGGATCTCGAGCCTGAGCAAATTCGGAAGGAAAGCGTCATCAGTGAACCCGATCTGTTCTCGGGAACGGATTTCAGCTGGTAATGGAATAGAGTTTTGAGTTTCATAAGGGACACACAGTTCTACAAATTCTCGGCTTACGGATTTCTGAAGAATCTGCGTTTTTTTGAGCCTTTCATCATACTGTATTTCAGGGAGATAGGGTTTTCATTCCTCGATATTGGCATCCTATTCGCAATAAGAGAGATATCAACAGTATTTCTTGAGGTGCCTACGGGTTTTGTAGCGGATATCGGTGGGAGAAAAACCTCCATGATATTCTCCATGGCAGCATACATCATCAGTTTTCTCACTTTCTTCTTCTTCCGGTCCTACACCGCGGCGGCGAGTGCCATGGTGCTTTTCGCGTGTGGGGAAGCATTCAGAACGGGTACACACAAAGCCATGATACTTGAATACCTGAACCTTACCGGGCAGCAGGAGTGGAAGCCCGATTACTACGGGGCCACCAGAGCTGCCTCAAAGATTGGCTCAGCGGTCAACGCGCTTATAGCTGCAACTCTTGTATTGATTACGGGAAGCTTCAGGTACGTATTTTTAGCCGCAGCGTTTCCATGTGTCCTGAACATGATGAACCTCGCTTCGTACCCTTCGGTTTTGAATGGAACCGATGTGGAAAAAGGCTACGCCAGGCCCGGCATTAAGGATACAATGCGCTATTTCGCATCGGTATTCAGGAAGAGTGATGCCCGCCTCAGTATCATAAATTCCGCAACTTTTGATGGATTTTTCAAGGTTCTTAAGGAATACCTCCAGCCTGTACTGAAAGCTCTTGCCATCGGATTGCCGGTTTTCACCGCAATGAGTGGCAACAGAAGAACGGCCATAGTTACTGGTCTTGTCTATTTTGTGCTTTTCCTTGCGGCAAGTACGGCATCAAGATACTCCGGGAGATTCAGCAGGAGGTTAAAAGGTGTTGTTCAGTCCATTAATATCACCTGGATAATTGGCTTCAGTATGCTGATAATTGCCGGTATTTTTCAGGAACTGTCAGTATACGTGGTTACCATTGGGGCTTACCTTGTTCTCTTTGTCCTGCAGAACCTCAGGAGGCCGCTCTGCGTTACCTATATCAGTGATAAAGTTCCTCACAGGATAATGGCTTCGGGGCTTTCTGTTGAATCACTTATAAAAATGCTCGTTATGACGGTTCTGGCCCCGGTGTGCGGTTGGGTTGCAGATATGGCCGGGATAGGTATTGCAGTTGCCGGAGCAGGAGTACTGATGGGGCTTCTGTACATTCCTCTGAGACTGAAGAGACCGGAGTTCGTGGTGAAATAATACTGACTTAAATTGAATATTGTAATCGAGGTTAAAGAAAAACCCATTCAAAAACTGAAAGAAAATGGTCATTTGAAATACGATACATTTTTTCTGATATAAACAGGAATTTAAGCTATTTAGATAAGAAATATCGAGAGGATGGACTTGCCCTGAAATATCACGACTCGCAGACCTATAGTTAGCACGAGATGAATAAAGGTACCAAACGAGCTGTATTTCTAGATCTCAATGGAACGTTGGTCATGCCAATCAAGGTTAGCTTTCTTTCAGATTCCGATGTTTTAGCAGCGAAATCCTTTGGCGGACTTGGATGTTTCGTCAAAACAGGATGGGGGAAAAAGAAATCGGAATTGGAGGCGGCTCGACCATACGCAGATTTTATCGGGAGCAATCTCGATGAAGTCGCAGATTGGATCTTATCGACAAATGATCTGTAGCTGGCTTCCGTTCTCTGAATTCTATTCCGGTTTCCAAGCGATGATATCGGATAAAATTCGCCTGAGGCTTCAGGTTTTGATATGTGCTTGACAGTGAGGGTTTGCTGTATGTATTCTCTTACTACATGGAATAGCACCGGTTAGCAGTATATTTAGCAGTGTTATTCCAGACCGTAGAGGGTAGTGCGAAGTTCAGTTTCTATTGGGGTTATAAGATTAAATGAAAAAGAAAGATAGCAGTAAGAACTCTATCAAATCATCCTCTATAATTACTGAACCGGATTATATCAAAAAAGATTTACTTTCTGCAGAAATTCCAGAACAGCTTCACTCGATCTTTTCAAAAGCTCAAATTTACATTGATCGCTATTTCAACAGTCGAAAAGAGAATGCAAAAGAGGGGATGATAAGCATTTCAGGTGAACGGTATCTTCTTCTCAGAGCTGATACTCTGGCTTTGGATTTTTTTGATAGTGTACACAGCATCTATGGTGCAAGTAATGAAGCACACAGTGTTATCAATGCCCTTCTTTTTGACATTTCATATACAATGGGTCGATCAGATGCAAGACTATTTCATGAAAGTATGGGACTAACCAACCCGCTCGAAAAACTTTCAGCCGGTCCACTTCATTTTGCTCACACTGGCTGGGCCAAAGTTCGTATTGAACCTGAATCAAATCCAACTCCCGATGAGAATTACATTCTTTATTTTGAGCATAGTTACTCTTTTGAAGCGGATAGTTGGATAAGGAAAAAACGTCATTCAAGAACACCCGTTTGTATCATGAGTTCAGGATATTCTTCGGGATGGTGTTCAGAAAGTTTTGGTTTACCACTTGTTACCGTTGAATATTCATGTCGTGCTAGAGGTGACGCGTCCTGCAGTTTCATAATGGCTCCGGCAAATCGTATTAAGGAACATGTTACGCGTTTATTAGGGAAAGACAAATTGTATGGTCTTTATTTTCCTCGTTATTTCAGTCGTCGGGATCATGAAGAAAAACTTTGGCTTATGGCATTTTTTGACCCGCTTACGGGATTGGCAAACCGTGTTCGATTCAGGGAGAAAATTGTTGTGGCATTCAAACGTGCTGATCGCTATCATCATTTGACTGTTATACTATTTATTGATCTTGATGACTTTAAACATATCAATGACAAATACGGACATGGAGTTGGTGATGCTGTTCTGAAGGAAATTGCAAAACGATTAAAACATAATATCCGTTCTACTGATACGATTGCCAGAATTGGAGGAGATGAGTTTACTGTTCTGCTTTCACAGGTTAAAGAGAAAACAAATATCTGCTCTATTGTTGAAAAAATACTTTCAGAAATTAAACAAACGATTAATCACAATGGTAATAGTATTTATGTAACCGCGAGCATTGGGATCAGTATTTATCCATTTGATGGGAGTTCACCGGAGATGTTGATCAGTGATGCGGATGATGCGATGTATAAAGCTAAACAAAAGGGGAAGGATTGTTACAGTTTTTCAGATTCAGATACTCCTTCTTCCTGATTCAAAACAGAACTGAATTTGTTTCCTTAGTCTTTTTCAGGTTCATCATCAATTCTTCTCTTCATTATAAGAAGCGTACTGCCTAAACATGCGCCGATAGTGGCGACTTTCCAGCCATCATCCTGTTTTTCAGCGATGATATCGGAGACTTTGCTCCTGAGGCTCCAGAATATCTGAATAACCTCATGTTCGTATTTGTAACCGTTATTGGCAAGGATCAGCATATTTCCACCTGAGATATCCCCAAGCGCAACTACGTTCCAATTGTCCTTTTCTTTGTCCTTTATAGTTTTTTTCATGGCTGTTGCGCTTTTCCAGGAAGCAGGAATCATAAGGTGTTTCAAGGTTTATCCCCTTTCATTATCTGTTAGCTGGGGATCCATATTTTATTGGCCAGTATAGTCTCGGTACCTTTAGGAAGGATTATCTGTTCTTTTGTTTCACAGAAGAATACAAAACCCTTCCAGGAGAAGAGGTATCGGGTTTTTCTCTTTTTGAAACCGGTGGGCGAAACTACAATCAGCGGATCCGTAGTTTTAGAGAGAATTTTCGAGAATTCACCGGGTTGAAGCTTTATTATTGCCCCGGACGCCTTTACAGCATTTGCGATTGCATTTGCAGCTGAAGTGGCCACTGTTGTGCCAACACTAATCATCGCAGCCGTTAGTGCGGGATCAGCCATTTGATACATCTCCTATCCATTTAAATAAATAGTTCCTGCAGGATGGATAAGCAATAGCGATTACCTGACATAACCAAGATCCTGCAGAGTTCTGTCCATGCTCTCGGCAAAGGGTACTATTTCCGGAAATCCCTTTTGCGGGAGTGACCAGTAGTAGTAGAGCTGATTAATTGTCTCTCTGCTTGGAGTGATGGGGTTTAATTCATGGGGATCATTCTGCAGGTCGTAAAGGACCGGCTCAGCTTCCTGCGGATTTCCGATTACCACTCTGTGCTCAAGTCTTACTGCCGCAAGATCCGGAGTTGCCCAGATGAGGTTGCTCGAAGGTATGTATCTCAATGTTCGTTCGGAATCGATACGGAGGATATCCCTTCCTTCTGCCCAGATTGGAATATCAAATCCCAGCATGACCAGTAAAGTGGGTAAAATGTCTATCTGAGCAGTTACTTCATTGTTTACACTGACTGGTATGTGTCTGCCGGAAATTATTAGTGGTATATCGAGTAACTCCTGGTATAGTGTATGTCCGTGACCCATGCCGCCGTGTTCCAGGAATTCTTCTCCATGATCGCCGATAATAACGAAGACGGTGTTTTCAAGAGTGCCCCTGGTCTCCAGTTCGGTTATCATCCGGCCGATCTGGTTGTCCGTGAAGGCCAGCTCGCCATCGTAAAGGCCAATCATGATCTCAAGCTGGGTTGAATCCATTTCGACAAGACCCTGATTGAAGTCCAGAACATCGTCCATTGTTCCCCAGAATTTATTGAAAAGAGTATCAGCTTTCGGGTTGGAGTAAAGGGTATCCCACGGATGCGGCGGAGAGTAGGGAAGATGCAGATCGAAAAAGTGAATGGCTGTGAAGAGAGGTTTTGCCGGATCTCTATTAGCATCGTACCAATCGATGTAATCGTTCACCGTTTCCTCTGCGTTCCGTAGGCTTGCTATGCCTGTAAAACCTTGACAGTCAAAATGATCGAAACCCTGATGGAAGCCGAAGTCTTCGTTCATGAAGATGACATTGAAAAAGGCGGCTGTCTGGTATCCCGCTCCACGTTTAAGCAGCAGCGGAATGGTTGGAAGTGCAGAATCAATACCATAGAATTCGCCGTTTGAATGGCCAGCTCCATGGGATCGCTGTGAAAGACCTGTCATGATGGTTGTCATTGCGGGTAAAGTCCAACCGCTCTGACTCTGGACACGGGTCCACATTGTTCCGCTTGCGGCAAGACTGTCCAGCACAGGAGTGGTTTCTCTGTAGTATCCGTTCACTGACAGGTGATCAGCTCTAATTGTGTCAATAAGAACAAGAACTATATCGGGATATTTGTTCAAAGAGATTTCTTCACTTCCGCATCCTGACAGGATGAGAAACGAGATAACCGAAACGAATGTAAGAACATTTGCCAGTTTTTTCATTTTCTCTGTTTCTCCAGATTCTTTTCAAAAGCTCTTTTGGTTGTTTTAAGGGCACATAGATGACCACACATCGAACATACATCATTATCGGAAGGAAGGGCTTCGTCCCTCTCTTTCCTTGCCGTGAGGGGATCCATTGCAAGTTCGTATTGCGCATCCCAGTCGAAATTGTTCCTGGCTTCCGCCATCAGATTATCGGGTTCCATTGCTCCTTTGATACCACGTGCGATATCAGCTGCGTGGGCAGCTATTCTTGCTGAGATTACACCTGTTCTTACATCGTCAGCGTCGGGAAGCCTCAGATGCTCCGCAGGGGTCACATAGCACAGAAAATCAGCGCCGTACCAGGCTGCCAGCGCGCCGCCTATCGCGGAAGTTATATGATCATACCCAGGGGCTATATCCGTGACTATTGGACCAAGAACGTAGAAAGGCGCATTGTTGCAGAGGCTTTTCTGTATTCTGATATTCTCGGCAATTTTGTCCAGCTGAACGTGACCCGGTCCTTCTATCATCACCTGAACTCCAGCATTATGCGAGAGTTTCTGTAGTTCACCAAGTGATATGAGTTCCTCAATCTGAGCCTGATCAGAAGCGTCCGCAAGGCATCCTGGCCTCAGACCGTCACCAAGTGAGAAAGTAACATCGTACTCATGAAGAATTTCAATCAGTCGGTCAAAATGATCGTACAGAGGGTTTTCCTTCCCTCTCTTTTCCATCCATTCCGCAAGAAGAGAACCGCCCCTTGAGACTATTCCGAGCTTCCTTCCCTGGTTTTTAAGGAGGCTCAGGGCTCGTTCCGTTACGCCACAGTGAAGTGTCAGGTAGTCTACGCCCATTCTGCAGTGATCCTCTACAGCGGAGAATATTTCATCCTCTGAAACATCACTTACATCTCTTTCCGCTCTCATCGCTTCGCCGAATACCTGATAAAGAGGGACAGTACCTATGGGCACCGGGCTCATCTCCATTATCCTGGTAAGTATTGATTTCCATTGAGGGCCGGTTGAAAGATCCATAACGGTGTGGGCTCCGTATGAAACTGCGATCTGGAGTTTTTCAAGTTCAGCTTTTGCTGACTCTAAATCTTCCGAACTGCCGATATTCGCATTGATCTTGATGGTCATGCCCCTGCCAATCGCGATGGGCCTGCGGATATCATGTGTATTGTTGGCGGGGATTACAATTGTTCCGTCTGCAAGGCCGCCTGTCAACACGGCAGTGTCAACTCCTTCAAGATCAGCCGTTCTGCCTACTATTTCAAGGGCTTTCCCGTTCTTTGCTGCTTCTATTACTGTAGTCATGCCTGCTCTTTCATTTTCCCTTCGCTGGTGCTAACCAGATCAGGTTCATTGGGTGTATTCTCAGCCAGTACTGGCACCCCCCATAATTGCTAACTCCATCATCTATTCTTAACGGTTTAATTCAGAAGTCAAGTGCGTATATAATATATTTTCATTATTATTCTGCAGGAGGTGAGGGATGACTGAGAAGAGCGACAATGAAGGCAAGCTGGTTACGGTTCTTGAAGCCAAGAATGAGATTGAAGCTATTACCATACAGGCATTTCTTGAAAGCCAGGGAATCGACGCAGCTATAAGAAGCAGGCAGATACCTATGTACGATGGAATTGCCAGGGTATGGAATCCTGTCTGGGGTTACGTAATGGTAATGGAGTACGACAGCGAAAGAGCGAAACGGCTGATAGTTGAGTACCTTGATTCATGCATCGACGATGAAGATTCAGGTTATTATGAAGGTGTGGATGAGGGGATGGATTAATGACTGCATTTCTTCTCATTCAATGTATCTATCTGGGAATTTCTTCATGGTATACCTCACCGGTTCCTCCCGATTCAACGATTTTTTACGAGTTCATTACGGTAAGACCCGTTGATGCTCTCGTATTCATGGCAAGAAGCGGCTACAGACCCGAATTATTTAACGTCAACAATTTCGCTGGCGCAGTTCTTCTAGCATTCCCCTCAGATTCTACCAGTATAGCCTGGGCGGCTTCGATACTCGAAGAGCCTTTTCAGTGCGAAATGACCCCACTGCTGGTGGAGTACGGTGATTCCTGCACCGTACCTGAAGTGGAATTTGTTAAAGATACACCGCTTTTACTGGACGCTTTCCTCAGACGGGTTCAGCATATCATATCAACCGGTGATGAACCCGGGGAACAGGAGAAGCTGGTGGAGGCGGTGTGTGCTTCCTGGGTTTACATTCCGGACGCAACGAAGGCTCTTTCTCTGGAAGTCCTCGGCAAACTGGGGGTCGATATTACCGGTGATTTAATCATCGAAGAGCTTGAAAGAGCTGGAATCAGAGCGGCCGCAAGGTATTTCAGCGAACTTGGCAGGGTTCAAACTTTTAACACAAGCGGTAACGAAACGCCACTTGAAAGAATTTATTTAGCCTCATGCAGCCCTCCGCAGGAAGCCGCGCTCATGCTATCCGATCCACTGTGGGCTGTGCGGTACAATGCGGTTACAGCATGCGATCCTGCGCTGCTTGAACCGATGCTTGACGATTCAACTCCATATGTAGTCCTGGCTGCAGCAATTGCCAGAAGGGATGCTGGATATCCCGATGGCGCCGCGAAATTGAGTGAAATCTCGCTGATGACAGGGCCCGTCGGACACATGGCAGCGAAGGAACTTGGTGCTTCCGATAGTATTCTTTTAATGGAACTGATGATACACCAGGAACCTGGCAGAAGAGCAGCCGCGCAGACCGCATGGCTCAGCGATTCGTTGCCGGTGGATTCCCTGATGGAGGAAGCATGGCTTTTAGATCCCTACTGGCTGGTTCCCGTTTCCTGGGCATGGTATCTGGTGGATATTTCTGATTTCATTCACGCTGAAACCGTTCTTCAGGATATCCTGTCCCACCGCGAGAGCTATACCGACCCGGAGACGATCGATGAATATGCGGTCATACTGCGAAGCCGCCTTGAAAGCGGGGAGGAAGAGGAGAGTGTTGAGAATTTCATCTGGACGCAGTATGAATTTCCTTATGATATAGAGATCTCGATACACGATACGGTAACAATCAGAACGGATGCGGGGGATCTGACAATTGTTTTATGGGATGATACAGCCCCGATTGCATGCAGCAGTTTTCTGAACCTTGCAGAGAGTGGATTCTACGATGGAATAAGGTTTCACAGAGTGATTCCGGGGTTTGTGGCTCAGGCGGGATGCCCCGAGGGAGTAGGAACGGAGGGGCCGGGCTATATACTACCTAACGAAAGAAGCCCATCGCATTTTGGCAGAGGAGTACTGGGCATGGCTGACGCGGGGCTCAATACAGCCGGCAGCCAGTTCTTCATTATGCTTGATGATCATGGGAGACTGGATGGAAGGTACACAGCCTTCGGCCGCGTCATAAACACTGAATTCCTTGATGAGATAACAGTTGGCACAACCATTAACGAAGTAGTGCGCAGCATCGAATGAACCCTTGCAGAATAAGTTAGTTTGTGCTAATTTCCGAACTGAAATTTTTAAGAATTCAAGCCTCTCCGAAAGGTAAAAAATGACCGGAAAAATGAACAGAGTCCTTGTTACAGGTGCCCTTGGACAGATTGGTTCCGAACTTACCGAAGAACTGCGGAAGCGGTACGGCAGAGACAACGTTGTCGCATCGGATATAAGATCCGATGAAAGCAGTCCATTGGTAACTGGAGGCCCATGGATAGAACTTGATGTTACAGATGCGGAAACTGTTGAAAAAGCAATAATTGACAATAGAATAGACTCTATATTTCACATGGCTGCCATACTTTCGGCCACCGGCGAGCATTATCCCCAGCTTTGCTGGAAAGTTAACATGGATGGCACACTTAATATCCTGGAGGCTGCCAGGAAGAACGATCTGACAAGGATTATCATACCCAGTTCAATAGCCGCCTTTGGTCCCGAGACGCCAAGAATTAACACGCCCCAGGAGACGATACTGCGGCCGAGAACCATATACGGTGTAACCAAGGTTTCAGGGGAGCTGCTTTGCGATTACTACGTTCAGAAATTCAACCTTGATGTCAGAGGATTGCGTTATCCCGGGATAATTTCATCGGAAACCCTTCCAGGAGGGGGAACCACCGATTATGCAGTGGACATCTACTACAAAGCCATAGAAGACGGCAAATACACCTGTTTCGTAAAAGAGGATACCATGCTTCCCATGATGTATATGCCTGACTGCATAAAGGCCACACTTGATCTTGCCGAAGCCGATCCTGATAATCTTGTTCACCACAGCGATTTCAATGTTGGGGCGCTCTCAGTGACCGCGGGGGATATAGCTGAAAGCATAAGGAAGCATATCACTGATTTTAAGGTTGATTACGAACCGGATTACCGCCAGGCGATAGCGGATACATGGCCAACATGTGTAGACGATTCGGCTGCTCGTGAGGAGTGGGGCTGGAAAGCTGACTGGGATCTTGACTCAATGACAGAAGACATGCTGGAGAAGCTCAGAAAAAAACTAATGTAACAGACGGTTATTCCCGATTCAAAGCGGCCTGGCAAGAATCACTACATCACACATTTCGCGGTATTCACCCGTATCTTCTGCCCGTGCATTGAGATAAATGATATACCTTCCCACCGGAAGCCTTCCTCCGTTCTCGTTCGTTCCATCCCATGTGACAACCCTGGATGAACCGCACGGTTCATTCTTTAGAAGCTGAAGCAGAAGTCTTCCCTGAACGTTATAGATTTCGAGTGTTACTTCATTCTCCGTATGCTGGAAGTTCATTTCTATTGTAAGAACATCGTTCCTGCCGTTTCCGTCGGGGGAGAAAGGGTCAGGGTAATAATCAAGGAATTTCCCTGAGCTGCTGCCGCCTGCAGCGCAGCAGCTGTTGCATTTACCCGGAGTTCCACCTGCTGAGCAGCTGGCCCAGCTCGAAGCTTCGTATCCGCTGAAATCCGGATTAATCTTCTCAAGGCTTACACCTGACGAACCGCCCCATTCGTCATCGTACGGCACGTAATCCATTACGTTTCCAGAGGAATTTCTGAGCATCAGTATATCCGCCCATTCCTCCCCCTGTTGCGTTGTATTGTTCAGTGTTGGCCAGTCTGGAGGCTGCAGAAGCGGGCATTGAACGTATGGCCAGATCGTTCTGAAAGCGGAGGAATCGGAGACAAGAACGGCGAAACTGTCAGGTTTTATTGTTGTGCTATCACTGCAGAACACGAACATTTCTCTGGAATCCTCGAAGGTCCAGCCCTCAAGCTGAACCGGACTGGAAGATCTGTTCACAATTTCAACCCATTCAGGATTGCCGGGGGAGGGGCTGTACATAATTTCATTAATGATAACCGGTCCGGATTCGTTCCATACGCACGAAGTAGAATCGTTTGAAGGGAAAGAATCCTCCGGACAGACGGCTACAGCAAAGAGAAGCATATCCCCGCTGCAGGAATTCCACTCGCAGTTGGCCAGGACAGTATCTCCCGGGACTATTACACCGCAGACATAACTGTCTATCAGTTCACTGCCAGATGGCGTTCCGCTTTCATCGATATCGCTGTAGAAGAAAACGGTCATTTCACTCGAAGGTATTGTGTCCGTTCCGGAGTTGGTGAACTCCGCAAGCAGGACAATATACTCGTCTCCAGGGCCCATGGGCGGCATGCATTCCATGTCTGCAGCCTCTGCGTCAATGCCATCTACGAAGAAAGGTGAAGGGTTTCCTGGAGTAGGGCCTTCAGGTGACGCGAACCAGTTTTCTTCGGTGTCCGGTTCGATGGTTTCTTTTCTTTGAACGCTGTTGTCCTCACCCGGGTCAAAGGGGATTTCGTCCAGTTCGTCATCGTCTCTCATAAGGGGATCGTCGTAATCAAGCGGAGTGCCAAAGGTGGACATCACATTACAGGAGGCTGTTCCGGCAGATGAGTATAGAGTTACGGG harbors:
- a CDS encoding sulfatase, which codes for MKKLANVLTFVSVISFLILSGCGSEEISLNKYPDIVLVLIDTIRADHLSVNGYYRETTPVLDSLAASGTMWTRVQSQSGWTLPAMTTIMTGLSQRSHGAGHSNGEFYGIDSALPTIPLLLKRGAGYQTAAFFNVIFMNEDFGFHQGFDHFDCQGFTGIASLRNAEETVNDYIDWYDANRDPAKPLFTAIHFFDLHLPYSPPHPWDTLYSNPKADTLFNKFWGTMDDVLDFNQGLVEMDSTQLEIMIGLYDGELAFTDNQIGRMITELETRGTLENTVFVIIGDHGEEFLEHGGMGHGHTLYQELLDIPLIISGRHIPVSVNNEVTAQIDILPTLLVMLGFDIPIWAEGRDILRIDSERTLRYIPSSNLIWATPDLAAVRLEHRVVIGNPQEAEPVLYDLQNDPHELNPITPSRETINQLYYYWSLPQKGFPEIVPFAESMDRTLQDLGYVR
- a CDS encoding MFS transporter, with the translated sequence MSFIRDTQFYKFSAYGFLKNLRFFEPFIILYFREIGFSFLDIGILFAIREISTVFLEVPTGFVADIGGRKTSMIFSMAAYIISFLTFFFFRSYTAAASAMVLFACGEAFRTGTHKAMILEYLNLTGQQEWKPDYYGATRAASKIGSAVNALIAATLVLITGSFRYVFLAAAFPCVLNMMNLASYPSVLNGTDVEKGYARPGIKDTMRYFASVFRKSDARLSIINSATFDGFFKVLKEYLQPVLKALAIGLPVFTAMSGNRRTAIVTGLVYFVLFLAASTASRYSGRFSRRLKGVVQSINITWIIGFSMLIIAGIFQELSVYVVTIGAYLVLFVLQNLRRPLCVTYISDKVPHRIMASGLSVESLIKMLVMTVLAPVCGWVADMAGIGIAVAGAGVLMGLLYIPLRLKRPEFVVK
- a CDS encoding NAD-dependent epimerase/dehydratase family protein yields the protein MNRVLVTGALGQIGSELTEELRKRYGRDNVVASDIRSDESSPLVTGGPWIELDVTDAETVEKAIIDNRIDSIFHMAAILSATGEHYPQLCWKVNMDGTLNILEAARKNDLTRIIIPSSIAAFGPETPRINTPQETILRPRTIYGVTKVSGELLCDYYVQKFNLDVRGLRYPGIISSETLPGGGTTDYAVDIYYKAIEDGKYTCFVKEDTMLPMMYMPDCIKATLDLAEADPDNLVHHSDFNVGALSVTAGDIAESIRKHITDFKVDYEPDYRQAIADTWPTCVDDSAAREEWGWKADWDLDSMTEDMLEKLRKKLM
- a CDS encoding peptidylprolyl isomerase; the protein is MEEAWLLDPYWLVPVSWAWYLVDISDFIHAETVLQDILSHRESYTDPETIDEYAVILRSRLESGEEEESVENFIWTQYEFPYDIEISIHDTVTIRTDAGDLTIVLWDDTAPIACSSFLNLAESGFYDGIRFHRVIPGFVAQAGCPEGVGTEGPGYILPNERSPSHFGRGVLGMADAGLNTAGSQFFIMLDDHGRLDGRYTAFGRVINTEFLDEITVGTTINEVVRSIE
- a CDS encoding winged helix-turn-helix domain-containing protein produces the protein MSTKSIDESLFGRIRRELLQLFFLNPGRSFFLLELVDILRTGRGGVQRELSNLVESGIITREKSGMKVLFSLSESCPITDEMQKLLVKLVDYEDMLSLAVSDHATFIKTAAMYSPQEGEYSPSLKLLVSCDDSCEEFLKEIKRIELLIGRKIELMIVRTYELKEYIRSRTEAQWILNGTWTLLAGTEKDLEPEQIRKESVISEPDLFSGTDFSW
- the thiC gene encoding phosphomethylpyrimidine synthase ThiC — translated: MTTVIEAAKNGKALEIVGRTADLEGVDTAVLTGGLADGTIVIPANNTHDIRRPIAIGRGMTIKINANIGSSEDLESAKAELEKLQIAVSYGAHTVMDLSTGPQWKSILTRIMEMSPVPIGTVPLYQVFGEAMRAERDVSDVSEDEIFSAVEDHCRMGVDYLTLHCGVTERALSLLKNQGRKLGIVSRGGSLLAEWMEKRGKENPLYDHFDRLIEILHEYDVTFSLGDGLRPGCLADASDQAQIEELISLGELQKLSHNAGVQVMIEGPGHVQLDKIAENIRIQKSLCNNAPFYVLGPIVTDIAPGYDHITSAIGGALAAWYGADFLCYVTPAEHLRLPDADDVRTGVISARIAAHAADIARGIKGAMEPDNLMAEARNNFDWDAQYELAMDPLTARKERDEALPSDNDVCSMCGHLCALKTTKRAFEKNLEKQRK
- a CDS encoding DUF2007 domain-containing protein, with the protein product MTEKSDNEGKLVTVLEAKNEIEAITIQAFLESQGIDAAIRSRQIPMYDGIARVWNPVWGYVMVMEYDSERAKRLIVEYLDSCIDDEDSGYYEGVDEGMD
- a CDS encoding diguanylate cyclase; the encoded protein is MKKKDSSKNSIKSSSIITEPDYIKKDLLSAEIPEQLHSIFSKAQIYIDRYFNSRKENAKEGMISISGERYLLLRADTLALDFFDSVHSIYGASNEAHSVINALLFDISYTMGRSDARLFHESMGLTNPLEKLSAGPLHFAHTGWAKVRIEPESNPTPDENYILYFEHSYSFEADSWIRKKRHSRTPVCIMSSGYSSGWCSESFGLPLVTVEYSCRARGDASCSFIMAPANRIKEHVTRLLGKDKLYGLYFPRYFSRRDHEEKLWLMAFFDPLTGLANRVRFREKIVVAFKRADRYHHLTVILFIDLDDFKHINDKYGHGVGDAVLKEIAKRLKHNIRSTDTIARIGGDEFTVLLSQVKEKTNICSIVEKILSEIKQTINHNGNSIYVTASIGISIYPFDGSSPEMLISDADDAMYKAKQKGKDCYSFSDSDTPSS